From Camelina sativa cultivar DH55 chromosome 5, Cs, whole genome shotgun sequence:
AAGCTGCCCGAATTACTTTGGAGAAGTCGTAGAATGGTTGGGCTGGGCTGTTATGACTTGGTCTTGGGCTGGTATTGGGTTTTTTCTGTACACTTGTTCCAATTTGATCCCGCGCGCAAGTGCGAGTCACAAGTGGTACATTGACAAGTTCAAGGATGAGTATCCCAAAACTCGAAAAGCTGTTATTCCTTTTGTgtactaaattaaaatatgtgaTTCATTATCCATCCTTATGTCATAACATTATAGTGAATTTGTATCAAAGTTTTCAGTAATTTGGTTAGATTCAACAACAGTGAAAAAAACTGTGTATTATTATGTAgacaaatttataaatatcaaAGGTTTGAGCACAAGAGGGGGTGAAAGCGTTACGTACGTCATGTGAGACTGACTTAGAAAGACAAAACTAAGTGTTCTAACCAAACAAGAAGACATAACAATACAGAAAtgaatcaaaagacaaaaaagtcAACAGCAAACGACTTGATCCAATCGAGAAATCATGTTTCCAGTAGCTAAACTAGAGAAGNCCGCACCATCCTTTACCCTCTTCGTCTCCTCCGCAGCTCCTCTGGAAAAAGTGGTTTTCCGATCAGTATCGCCGCCATGGCTTTCACCTTTAATCTCCTCAACGCTTATATCCAGGTACGGGTCTAACTTATTCCGGTTTAGTTCTGGTTAATAAAATTAGATGCAAGAATCAAACTAAACCGGAACATCTCAATTTAAACAGGCGAGGTGGGTTTCTCACTACAAGAATGACTACGAAGACGGACATTCGTTCTGGTGGCGGTTTATTATTGGGTTGGTGGTTTTTATAGCCGGTATGTGGATTAATATCACATCGGACCGGACTTTGGTACGTTTGAAGAAAGAGAACCGGGGAGGTTATGTGATACCGAGAGGAGGTTGGTTCGAGCTAGTAAGCTGCCCGAATTACTTTGGAGAAGTCGTAGAATGGTTGGGCTGGGCTGTTATGACTTGGTCTTGGGCTGGTATTGGGTTTTTTCTGTACACTTGTTCCAATTTGATCCCGCGCGCAAGTGCGAGTCACAAGTGGTACATTGACAAGTTCAAGGATGAGTATCCCAAAACTCGAAAAGCTGTTATTCCTTTTGTgtactaaattaaaatatgtgaTTCATTATCCATCCTTATGTCATAACATTATAGTGAATTTGTATCAAAGTTTTCAGTAATTTGGTTAGATTCAACAACAGTGAAAAAAACTGTGTATTATTATGTAgacaaatttataaatatcaaAGGTTTGAGCACAAGAGGGGGTGAAAGCGTTACGTACGTCATGTGAGACTGACTTAGAAAGACAAAACTAAGTGTTCTAACCAAACAAGAAGACATAACAATACAGAAAtgaatcaaaagacaaaaaagtcAACAGCAAACGACTTGATCCAATCGAGAAATCATGTTTCCAGTAGCTAAACTAGAGAAGGGCAAGTCTTTTGTAGTTGCTGTTTCTCCACTAAGCGTTTATATGTTTTCTCTTTGCTTCAGATTGTGTGGAGGATACAGCCTCTTTTACCAGGGAAATCGAAAGAGCTTCAAGATCCTGcgagtttgttttctttgtgttAGTTagtatttggttgtgtttgtgtgaTTGAGAATAGAAAGATTCTGACTTACAAACAATGTCTTGTTCTGTGCTTCAGGCGAAGCTGGGGTTAATAATCTCTGACTTTCCCGATTCTGAACTATCTTCGTCGTTgtcgtcgtcatcatcttccttcACACTCCCGTCTGATTCCTCTGCAGCTAGTTCCCG
This genomic window contains:
- the LOC104788924 gene encoding steroid 5-alpha-reductase DET2-like, with product MNQKTKKEXRTILYPLRLLRSSSGKSGFPISIAAMAFTFNLLNAYIQARWVSHYKNDYEDGHSFWWRFIIGLVVFIAGMWINITSDRTLVRLKKENRGGYVIPRGGWFELVSCPNYFGEVVEWLGWAVMTWSWAGIGFFLYTCSNLIPRASASHKWYIDKFKDEYPKTRKAVIPFVY